One Perca flavescens isolate YP-PL-M2 chromosome 9, PFLA_1.0, whole genome shotgun sequence genomic window carries:
- the mafaa gene encoding transcription factor MafAa: MATDLAMSAELPNSPLAIEYVNDFDLMKFEVKKEPPEAERYCHRLPSGSLSSTPISTPCSSVPSSPSFCAPSPGAQPNQSLTSSGINSSGGSNSSSNGGGGNNNHSGGGGAGKPQLEDLYWIPSYQHHINPEALNLTPEDAVEALIGNAHHHHHHHQAYEGFRGQQYAVGDDLSAASAAHHHHQGHHHHHHHHGHHARLEDRFSDEQLVSMTVRELNRQLRGFSKEEVIRLKQKRRTLKNRGYAQSCRFKRVQQRHMLETEKCSLQTQVEQLKQDVVRLAKERDLYKEKYEKLASRTYSVGGAANTRDPSGKQAEFFM, encoded by the coding sequence ATGGCTACCGACCTGGCCATGAGCGCGGAGCTGCCGAACAGCCCCCTGGCGATCGAGTACGTCAACGACTTTGACCTCATGAAGTTCGAGGTGAAGAAGGAGCCCCCGGAGGCCGAGCGCTACTGCCACCGCCTCCCGTCGGGCTCCCTGTCCTCCACCCCGATCAGCACCCCCTGCTCGTCCGTGCCTTCGTCGCCGAGCTTCTGCGCCCCGAGCCCGGGCGCCCAGCCCAACCAGAGCCTCACCAGCAGCGGCATCAACAGCAGCGgcggcagcaacagcagcagcaacggcGGGGGGGGCAACAACAATCacagcggcggcggcggcgcgGGCAAGCCGCAGCTGGAGGACCTGTACTGGATCCCCAGCTACCAGCACCACATCAACCCCGAGGCGCTCAACCTGACCCCGGAGGACGCGGTGGAGGCCCTCATCGGGAACgcgcaccaccaccaccaccaccaccaggcCTACGAGGGCTTCCGCGGGCAGCAGTACGCGGTCGGGGATGACCTGTCCGCGGCCTCGGCTgcgcaccaccaccaccagggccaccaccaccaccatcaccaccacggCCACCACGCGCGCCTGGAGGACCGCTTCTCGGACGAGCAGCTGGTCAGCATGACGGTGCGGGAGCTGAACCGGCAGCTGCGGGGCTTCAGCAAGGAGGAGGTGATCCGCCTGAAGCAGAAGAGGCGCACCCTGAAGAACCGCGGCTACGCGCAGTCCTGCCGCTTCAAACGCGTGCAGCAGAGGCACATGCTGGAGACGGAGAAGTGCAGCCTGCAGACCCAGGTGGAGCAGCTGAAGCAGGACGTGGTGCGCCTCGCCAAGGAGAGGGATCTTTACAAGGAGAAATACGAGAAGCTGGCCAGCCGGACCTACTCTGTCGGCGGAGCCGCGAACACGAGAGATCCGTCCGGGAAACAGGCCGAGTTCTTCATGTGA